The following are encoded in a window of Emcibacter sp. SYSU 3D8 genomic DNA:
- a CDS encoding CoA transferase, translating to MTDGPLAGLLVLDLTRVLAGPYCTMVLADLGARVIKVETPGTGDDSRHIGPFIEEKSAYFMSLNRGKESIALDLKAEDDRAIFEDLLARADILVENYRPGVMEKLGYGWDLLHERFPALIYAAASGFGHSGPYRTRPAYDMVVQGMGGIMSITGHPGGPPTRVGSSVGDITAGLFATIGINAALYHRASTGQGMKIDVAMLDCQIAILENAIARYAATGEAPGPLGARHPSITPFAAYQAQDGWIIIAAGNNGLFEKLCGVLGRPELLADPDFASNDMRTQNVDRLAHEMEFTLRHQPVAHWMDLLEQAGVPCGPINNVEQALNDPHVRARNMVVTVDDPVTGPLEIAGNPIKLSAFGDPSTRGPVPDLDGGRAAILAWLGR from the coding sequence ATGACCGACGGTCCCCTCGCCGGCCTGCTGGTTCTCGACCTGACCCGTGTGCTGGCGGGGCCGTACTGCACCATGGTGCTGGCCGATCTGGGCGCTCGGGTAATCAAGGTCGAGACGCCGGGAACCGGCGACGACAGCCGCCATATCGGCCCGTTCATCGAAGAGAAGTCGGCCTATTTCATGTCGCTGAACCGCGGCAAGGAGAGCATCGCGCTCGACCTGAAGGCCGAGGACGACCGCGCCATCTTCGAGGACCTGCTGGCCCGCGCCGACATCCTGGTCGAGAACTACCGGCCGGGCGTGATGGAGAAGCTGGGCTATGGCTGGGACCTGCTGCACGAACGCTTCCCGGCGCTGATCTATGCCGCCGCCTCTGGCTTCGGCCACAGCGGCCCCTACAGGACCCGTCCCGCCTACGACATGGTCGTGCAGGGCATGGGCGGCATCATGAGCATCACCGGCCATCCCGGCGGACCGCCGACCCGGGTTGGCAGCTCGGTGGGCGATATCACCGCCGGCCTGTTCGCCACCATCGGCATCAACGCCGCACTGTATCACCGGGCATCGACCGGCCAGGGCATGAAGATCGACGTGGCCATGCTCGACTGCCAGATCGCCATCCTCGAAAACGCCATCGCCCGTTATGCCGCGACCGGCGAGGCGCCCGGCCCGCTGGGGGCGCGGCACCCGTCGATCACGCCGTTCGCCGCCTATCAGGCACAGGACGGCTGGATCATCATCGCCGCCGGCAACAACGGCCTGTTCGAGAAGCTGTGCGGTGTACTCGGCCGTCCCGAGCTGCTGGCCGATCCGGACTTCGCCAGCAACGACATGCGGACCCAGAACGTGGACCGTCTGGCCCACGAGATGGAGTTCACCCTGCGCCACCAGCCGGTCGCGCACTGGATGGACCTGCTGGAACAGGCCGGCGTCCCCTGCGGCCCTATAAATAATGTGGAGCAGGCGCTCAACGATCCCCATGTCCGCGCCCGCAACATGGTGGTGACGGTCGACGATCCGGTGACCGGCCCGCTGGAGATCGCCGGCAACCCGATCAAGCTGTCGGCCTTCGGCGACCCTTCAACCCGCGGCCCGGTCCCCGACCTGGACGGCGGCCGCGCCGCGATCCTCGCCTGGCTGGGACGCTAG
- a CDS encoding enoyl-CoA hydratase/isomerase, whose translation MKNGKVKLDIDGPVAVLTLNDPSALNSVSVPMLEDIQAALDALEAKDSGVRCVILTGEGRGFCAGANLGGGISKEPGSSDSDAGDVLERFYHPILKRLRDLPFPMITAVNGVAAGVGMSFALMGDMILAAKSSYFLQAFRRIGLVPDGGSTYLLPRLVGLARAKELSLMADKLPAPTALEWGLINRVYEDDALMGEARKLATELANGPTVALGLIRKLYWNSPLNTYDDQLDLERQSQKVAGRTEDFGEGVKAFFEKRPAQFKGK comes from the coding sequence ATGAAGAACGGCAAGGTCAAACTGGATATAGACGGTCCGGTCGCGGTCCTGACGCTGAACGATCCGTCGGCGCTGAACTCGGTTTCCGTTCCCATGCTGGAAGACATCCAGGCCGCGCTGGATGCGCTGGAGGCCAAGGACAGCGGCGTGCGCTGCGTCATCCTGACCGGCGAAGGCCGCGGTTTCTGCGCCGGCGCCAATCTGGGCGGCGGCATTTCCAAGGAGCCCGGTTCCAGTGACAGCGACGCGGGCGACGTGCTCGAGCGCTTCTATCACCCCATCCTGAAGCGCCTGCGCGACCTGCCCTTCCCCATGATCACCGCCGTCAATGGCGTGGCTGCCGGCGTCGGCATGAGCTTCGCGCTGATGGGCGACATGATCCTGGCCGCCAAATCCAGCTATTTCCTGCAGGCGTTCCGCCGCATCGGGCTGGTGCCGGATGGCGGCTCGACCTATCTGCTGCCGCGCCTCGTGGGCCTTGCCCGCGCCAAGGAGCTGTCGCTTATGGCCGACAAGCTGCCCGCGCCGACCGCGCTGGAATGGGGCCTGATCAACCGCGTCTATGAAGACGACGCGCTGATGGGCGAGGCCAGGAAGCTGGCGACCGAACTGGCCAACGGTCCCACCGTGGCGCTGGGTCTCATCCGCAAGCTGTACTGGAACAGCCCGCTCAACACCTATGACGACCAGCTCGACCTGGAGCGCCAGAGCCAGAAGGTCGCCGGCCGCACCGAGGATTTCGGCGAGGGCGTGAAGGCGTTCTTCGAGAAGCGTCCCGCCCAGTTCAAGGGCAAGTAG
- a CDS encoding enoyl-CoA hydratase-related protein, translating into MSSYEFIKTERDGNLFILTMNRPDVMNACHSPMHEEMQAAFDEFANDDSLWVAIVTGAGDRAFSAGNDLKYQAAGGKRWKVRTGFGGITSRFDLFKPVIAAVNGVAMGGGFEVALACDIIVASDKAVFALPEVRVGLMAGAGGVHRLPRTMPLKQAMGMMLTGKRMSADDGFRLGFVNEVVPHADLMTAARRWAAEILEASPLSVRATKEAVYKGFDAPTLEEAIDAVYPMSQKMRDSEDFIEGPKAFSEKRKPNWKGK; encoded by the coding sequence ATGTCCAGCTACGAATTCATCAAGACCGAACGCGACGGCAACCTGTTCATCCTGACCATGAACCGGCCCGACGTGATGAATGCCTGCCACTCGCCCATGCATGAGGAGATGCAGGCGGCGTTCGACGAGTTCGCCAATGACGACAGCCTGTGGGTGGCCATCGTCACCGGCGCCGGCGACCGGGCCTTCTCGGCCGGCAACGACCTGAAGTATCAGGCGGCCGGCGGCAAGCGCTGGAAGGTGCGCACCGGCTTCGGCGGCATCACCTCGCGCTTCGACCTGTTCAAACCGGTGATCGCGGCGGTGAACGGCGTCGCCATGGGCGGCGGCTTCGAGGTGGCGCTGGCCTGCGACATCATCGTCGCCTCCGACAAGGCCGTGTTCGCGCTGCCGGAAGTGCGGGTCGGCCTGATGGCGGGCGCCGGCGGCGTGCACCGCCTGCCGCGCACCATGCCGCTGAAGCAGGCCATGGGCATGATGCTGACTGGCAAGCGCATGAGCGCCGATGACGGTTTCCGCCTCGGCTTCGTCAACGAGGTCGTGCCGCATGCCGACCTGATGACCGCTGCGCGCCGCTGGGCCGCCGAGATCCTGGAAGCGTCGCCGCTGTCGGTCCGCGCCACCAAGGAGGCGGTCTACAAGGGCTTCGACGCGCCGACCCTGGAAGAGGCCATCGACGCAGTCTATCCGATGAGCCAGAAGATGCGCGACAGCGAGGACTTCATCGAAGGCCCGAAGGCGTTTTCGGAAAAGCGCAAGCCAAACTGGAAGGGCAAGTAA
- a CDS encoding MAPEG family protein: MNTPGIPITLFYAGIMGLLAVALATQVLWARINAKKLPDWKPDTTMRVQANFVENVPLALILLYLLEAGGAPQPMVHVLGGSLVIARLLHVWGYSSNPGATYPRLIGAQVTFLLMSIMGFGAIYLSVAPHL, encoded by the coding sequence ATGAACACGCCGGGCATACCGATCACACTTTTCTACGCGGGCATCATGGGACTGCTGGCCGTGGCGCTGGCCACCCAGGTGCTGTGGGCGCGCATCAACGCCAAGAAGCTGCCGGACTGGAAGCCCGACACAACCATGCGGGTGCAGGCCAATTTCGTCGAGAACGTGCCGCTGGCGCTGATCCTGCTCTATCTGCTCGAAGCCGGCGGCGCGCCCCAGCCCATGGTCCATGTGCTGGGCGGCTCGCTGGTCATCGCCCGCCTGCTGCATGTGTGGGGCTACAGCAGCAATCCGGGTGCGACCTATCCGCGCCTGATCGGCGCCCAGGTCACGTTCCTGCTGATGTCGATCATGGGATTCGGCGCCATCTACCTGTCGGTCGCGCCTCACCTCTAG
- a CDS encoding flavin reductase family protein: protein MDFDFRTLERMDRYKLLVSSIVPRPIALVTTVSKDGIVNSAPFSFFNAVSSEPPLVVLGLEVTDYAPRKDTGDNIRDTGEFVVSLVSEAIAPNMNLCAADFPADEDEMAESGLTAMPSTIVKPPYIRESPVSFECKRMTTMEVGTGNRVVIGEVVYMHIDDRFIDSEKMYVDAPAMQLIGRMHGRGWYVKTGDAFDMPRIDYKVWAAERDRKRGPQG, encoded by the coding sequence ATGGATTTCGACTTCCGCACGCTCGAGCGCATGGACCGGTACAAGCTGCTGGTATCGTCCATCGTCCCGCGCCCCATCGCCCTGGTCACCACCGTCAGCAAGGACGGCATCGTCAATTCGGCGCCGTTCAGCTTCTTCAATGCCGTGAGCAGCGAACCGCCGCTGGTGGTGCTGGGGCTGGAGGTGACCGACTATGCGCCGCGCAAGGACACCGGCGACAATATCCGCGACACCGGCGAGTTTGTCGTCAGCCTGGTCAGCGAGGCCATCGCGCCAAACATGAATCTGTGCGCGGCGGACTTCCCGGCCGATGAGGACGAGATGGCCGAGAGCGGCCTGACCGCCATGCCCAGCACCATCGTGAAGCCACCCTATATCAGGGAATCGCCGGTCAGCTTCGAGTGCAAGCGCATGACCACCATGGAAGTGGGCACCGGCAACCGCGTCGTCATCGGCGAGGTGGTCTACATGCATATCGACGACCGGTTCATCGACAGCGAGAAGATGTATGTGGACGCCCCGGCCATGCAGCTGATCGGCCGCATGCACGGCCGCGGCTGGTACGTAAAGACCGGCGACGCATTCGATATGCCGCGCATCGACTACAAGGTCTGGGCGGCCGAGCGCGACAGGAAGAGGGGACCACAGGGATGA
- a CDS encoding nuclear transport factor 2 family protein, giving the protein MSDAAQRALDHIDIYTTMSRYCHGVDRCDITVLKSAFWPDATCNYSDQDIDAMTWAENCVAGISQMERTLHTIGNHWIQLDGDRATGETYCLAYHLLKNEQGVLTDMLVGGRYLDHFEKRGGEWKITSRHYVMDWNHNIPSTGNWTTGMLGGLNTGARTPNDHYDRIFG; this is encoded by the coding sequence ATGTCAGATGCCGCACAACGCGCGCTCGATCATATCGACATCTACACCACCATGTCCCGCTACTGCCACGGCGTGGACCGCTGCGACATTACCGTGCTCAAGTCGGCGTTCTGGCCAGATGCGACCTGCAACTATTCCGACCAGGACATCGACGCCATGACCTGGGCCGAGAACTGCGTCGCTGGCATCAGCCAGATGGAGCGCACCTTGCACACCATCGGCAACCACTGGATCCAGCTCGACGGCGACAGGGCGACGGGCGAGACCTATTGCCTGGCCTATCACCTGCTGAAGAACGAGCAGGGCGTGTTGACCGACATGCTGGTCGGCGGCCGGTACCTCGATCATTTCGAGAAGCGCGGCGGCGAATGGAAGATCACCAGCCGCCACTATGTCATGGACTGGAACCACAACATTCCGTCCACCGGCAACTGGACGACGGGCATGCTCGGCGGCCTGAACACCGGCGCGCGCACGCCGAACGATCACTACGACCGCATCTTCGGCTGA
- a CDS encoding TonB-dependent receptor — translation MKKPVSLLSLSTAVALATSAGAYAQDQDGSLFSQKGGIETVISSAQKKQESVQEVPIPVTAFSADAIERRFAVNLEDLNKLAPSVQLQSVGLFHGSSSFTVRGIGTSGVESFDDPHVAVFIDGVYQPRNAWALGNLLDVESVEMLRGPQGTIYGRNAYSGAITLKTQRPDLYDYTGKASLQYGNPGKLIVSFVGNVPIVQEKFAMRLATQFYKDSGFYKNDGIVDLGTGEIDESIEGTRIQGNKFVYFRPSFRFTPNDALDITLTTEFIRQRGDGTVSLNPSYDPRTPANTNCGDAAGTPAAYNCNTSVFELLYPGFNRNYFGDGRVGIDRDKTADPYRVGYNLPYNDSDLNSYMATLNADYTTDFGTFSVLGNYAFQRSTINTDTDGTNINFFSSTRFEDYETYQFEAHFVSDFSETVDMIAGLFYLYDTYQLGQLLWTPGSGDFTYDNPKMAQFQNGQERKTWAAYTQFEVHFTDQLSAVAGIRYSWEKKFNVYSVPNNTVANQGLDPNSDWSKFPVGDPNNFCSPIGTKGTAGTPCVAYWGPVDNSWDNFAPRIGLNFKATDDIMLFAFWQRAYKSGGFVNNASEYTTFVQPYGEELIDNFEGGFKTEWFDSRLQFNGNIYYQKLKGLQRQVIRPANNTTGQETFISNAADARSYGLELEVIAVPVDGLTINANMAYNNIKYTSYCADLDGPEPTMNPASQRPVCGAQTQLANGTWIVATDYRDTALTFAPKLIANLGWTYDFPVGNMGNVSIGQSFSYTSKMTVAANADLPRADRRAMLLVDAQVSWESPTGQYKVSVWGKNLTNEIERLSMTPVSSLFSFEQGTRPRTYGVTLTADF, via the coding sequence GTGAAGAAACCAGTATCACTCTTATCCTTGTCCACGGCGGTTGCGCTTGCGACCAGCGCCGGCGCCTATGCGCAGGACCAGGACGGAAGCCTGTTCTCGCAGAAGGGCGGCATCGAGACCGTCATTTCCTCGGCGCAGAAGAAGCAGGAATCGGTCCAGGAAGTTCCGATTCCCGTCACCGCCTTTTCGGCGGACGCGATCGAGCGCAGGTTCGCCGTCAACCTTGAGGACCTGAACAAGCTGGCCCCGTCGGTTCAGCTGCAGAGCGTCGGCCTGTTCCACGGCTCGTCGTCCTTCACCGTTCGCGGCATCGGCACGTCGGGCGTCGAGAGCTTCGACGATCCCCACGTCGCGGTGTTCATCGACGGTGTGTACCAGCCCCGCAACGCCTGGGCGCTGGGCAACCTGCTCGACGTCGAATCCGTTGAAATGCTGCGCGGCCCGCAGGGCACGATCTACGGCCGCAATGCGTATTCCGGCGCCATCACGCTGAAGACCCAGCGTCCCGACCTTTACGATTACACGGGCAAGGCCAGCCTGCAGTACGGCAATCCGGGCAAGCTGATCGTCAGCTTCGTCGGCAACGTGCCGATCGTGCAGGAAAAGTTTGCCATGCGCCTGGCAACCCAGTTCTACAAGGACTCGGGCTTCTACAAGAACGACGGCATCGTTGATCTCGGTACTGGCGAAATCGACGAGTCCATCGAAGGCACGCGGATCCAGGGCAACAAGTTTGTCTACTTCCGCCCCAGCTTCCGGTTCACGCCGAACGACGCGCTGGATATCACGCTGACCACCGAGTTCATTCGCCAGCGCGGCGACGGCACGGTCTCGCTCAACCCGTCCTACGATCCGCGTACGCCCGCCAACACCAATTGTGGCGACGCTGCGGGCACGCCGGCCGCCTACAACTGCAACACCAGCGTCTTCGAGTTGCTGTATCCCGGCTTCAACCGCAACTATTTCGGTGATGGCCGCGTCGGCATCGATCGGGACAAGACCGCCGATCCGTACCGCGTGGGCTACAACCTGCCGTACAACGATTCCGACCTGAACAGCTACATGGCGACACTCAACGCCGACTACACCACCGATTTCGGTACGTTCAGCGTCCTCGGCAATTACGCCTTCCAGCGGTCGACCATCAACACCGACACGGATGGCACCAACATCAACTTCTTCTCGTCGACCCGTTTCGAGGATTACGAGACCTACCAGTTCGAAGCCCACTTCGTGTCGGACTTCTCCGAGACCGTCGACATGATCGCCGGCCTGTTCTACCTGTACGACACCTACCAGCTCGGCCAGCTGCTCTGGACGCCGGGCAGTGGCGACTTCACCTACGACAATCCGAAGATGGCCCAGTTCCAGAACGGCCAGGAGCGCAAGACCTGGGCGGCCTATACCCAGTTCGAGGTGCACTTCACCGACCAGCTGAGCGCCGTCGCCGGTATCCGCTATTCGTGGGAAAAGAAGTTCAACGTCTATTCGGTGCCGAACAACACCGTGGCCAACCAGGGCCTCGACCCGAACTCCGACTGGTCGAAGTTCCCGGTGGGTGATCCCAACAACTTCTGCTCGCCGATCGGCACCAAGGGCACTGCCGGTACGCCGTGCGTCGCCTATTGGGGTCCGGTGGACAACAGCTGGGACAACTTCGCGCCCCGCATCGGCCTGAACTTCAAGGCCACCGACGACATCATGCTGTTCGCCTTCTGGCAGCGCGCCTACAAGTCGGGCGGCTTCGTCAACAACGCCTCCGAGTACACGACGTTCGTCCAGCCCTACGGCGAAGAGCTGATCGACAACTTCGAGGGCGGCTTCAAGACCGAGTGGTTCGACAGCCGGCTGCAGTTCAACGGTAACATCTACTACCAGAAGCTGAAGGGCCTGCAGCGCCAGGTCATCCGTCCGGCCAACAACACCACCGGCCAGGAAACCTTCATCTCCAACGCCGCCGATGCCCGTTCCTACGGCCTCGAACTGGAAGTGATCGCGGTCCCGGTCGACGGTCTGACGATCAATGCCAACATGGCGTACAACAACATCAAGTACACCAGCTACTGTGCCGATCTGGACGGCCCCGAGCCGACCATGAACCCGGCCAGCCAGCGTCCGGTCTGCGGTGCGCAGACCCAGCTGGCGAACGGCACCTGGATCGTTGCCACCGATTACCGCGACACGGCACTGACCTTTGCGCCCAAGCTGATCGCCAATCTGGGCTGGACCTATGACTTCCCGGTCGGAAACATGGGTAACGTCAGCATCGGCCAGAGCTTCAGCTACACGTCGAAGATGACGGTTGCTGCCAATGCGGACCTGCCGCGTGCCGACCGCCGTGCCATGCTGCTGGTCGATGCCCAGGTCTCCTGGGAATCGCCGACCGGTCAGTACAAGGTCTCGGTCTGGGGCAAGAACCTGACCAACGAGATCGAGCGTCTGTCCATGACGCCGGTGTCGAGCCTGTTCTCGTTCGAGCAGGGCACCCGTCCGCGGACTTACGGCGTCACGCTGACCGCCGACTTCTAG
- a CDS encoding TonB-dependent receptor, translating to MKFMKSTTSLAVMAAMLTAGAAYAQDPPAQDQSSDGSLFSQRGGIETVISSAQKKQESVQDVPIPVTAFSGVAIERKFAVNLEDLNKLAPSVQLQHVGLFHGASSFTVRGIGTSGIESFDDPHVAIFIDGVYQPRNAWALSNLLDIETVEMLRGPQGTIYGRNAYSGAITLTTKKPDVTEYSGKASLQYGNPGRLVVGLIGNVPIVEDKFAMRLATQFFKDSGFFKNDGVIVDGVENGQTLTHIDEDLKGTRIQGNKYVYFRPSFRLTPNDALDITLTTEFIRQRGDGTTSLNPSYDPRTPANSLCDGTTGTPTAYNCNTSLMEVLYPGLTKNYFGDAEQGIPKDKSNDPYEVGYSLPYNNSELNSYTATLNVDYTTDFGTFSFLANYQHQRDLINTDTDGTSVDFFSSTRFQSYETYQFETHFVSDFSETVDMIAGLFYLFDSYHLGQILWTPFTGKHTYDNPLLNYYQNGQDRKTWAAYTQFEVHFTDELSVVAGVRYSWEKKFNIFETPNTPLATTGIPPGSDFSRFPLGNAPQCSPLGTTGTIASPCIAYWTNDEGDTWDNFAPRVGVNWKAADDFMLFAYWQRAYKSGGFVNNASAYTTFVDSPYGEELIDNFEIGFKSEWFDSRLQLNANLYYQKLKGLQRQVIRPADNASGQETFISNNADARSYGLELEVIAVPVDGLTINSNLAYNNIKYTNYCADLDGPEPSASPANGRALCGQGATQLPNGTWIAFTDFSDLKLGFAPKLIANLGWTYDFPIGNMGNISIGQSFSYTSKMATAGVFLPRSDRRSMLLVDAQISWESPDSMYRVSVWGKNLTNEIERLSVTPVSNLFSFEQGTTPRTYGITLTADF from the coding sequence ATGAAGTTCATGAAATCAACCACTTCGCTGGCCGTGATGGCCGCGATGCTGACGGCGGGAGCGGCTTACGCCCAGGATCCGCCGGCTCAGGATCAATCCAGTGATGGCAGCCTGTTCTCGCAGCGCGGCGGCATCGAGACCGTTATTTCCTCGGCTCAGAAGAAGCAGGAATCGGTCCAGGACGTGCCAATTCCGGTCACCGCGTTCTCGGGCGTCGCGATCGAACGCAAGTTCGCGGTCAACCTCGAGGACCTGAACAAGCTGGCCCCGTCGGTTCAGTTGCAGCATGTGGGCCTGTTCCACGGCGCCTCGTCCTTCACCGTCCGCGGCATCGGCACGTCGGGCATCGAGAGCTTCGATGATCCGCATGTGGCGATCTTCATCGACGGTGTGTATCAGCCGCGTAACGCCTGGGCGCTGTCCAACCTGCTGGACATCGAAACAGTCGAAATGCTGCGCGGTCCGCAAGGCACCATCTATGGCCGCAACGCCTATTCGGGCGCGATCACGCTCACGACCAAGAAGCCGGACGTCACCGAATACAGCGGCAAGGCCAGCCTGCAATATGGCAATCCCGGCCGGCTGGTTGTCGGCCTGATCGGCAACGTGCCGATCGTCGAAGACAAGTTCGCCATGCGCCTGGCAACCCAGTTCTTCAAGGATTCCGGTTTCTTCAAGAATGACGGCGTCATCGTCGACGGCGTCGAGAACGGCCAGACCCTCACCCACATCGACGAGGATCTGAAGGGCACGCGAATCCAGGGCAACAAATATGTCTATTTCCGCCCCAGCTTCCGCCTGACGCCGAACGATGCGCTCGATATCACGCTGACCACCGAGTTCATCCGCCAGCGCGGCGACGGCACGACCTCGCTCAACCCGTCCTACGATCCGCGGACACCGGCCAACAGTCTTTGCGACGGCACAACCGGTACGCCCACGGCTTACAATTGCAACACCAGCCTGATGGAAGTGTTGTATCCCGGCCTGACCAAGAATTATTTCGGCGATGCCGAGCAGGGCATCCCAAAGGACAAAAGCAACGACCCGTATGAGGTCGGCTACAGCCTGCCCTACAACAACAGCGAACTAAACAGCTACACGGCCACGCTGAACGTCGATTACACCACCGACTTCGGTACGTTCAGCTTCCTGGCGAATTACCAGCATCAGCGCGATCTGATCAACACGGACACCGACGGCACCAGCGTCGACTTCTTCTCGTCGACCCGGTTTCAGTCCTACGAGACGTATCAGTTCGAAACGCATTTCGTGTCGGATTTCTCCGAGACGGTCGACATGATCGCCGGCCTGTTCTACCTGTTCGACAGCTATCATCTGGGCCAGATTCTCTGGACACCGTTCACCGGCAAGCACACCTACGACAACCCGCTGCTGAACTACTACCAGAACGGCCAGGACCGGAAGACCTGGGCGGCCTACACCCAGTTTGAAGTCCACTTCACGGATGAGTTGAGCGTGGTCGCCGGTGTCCGCTATTCGTGGGAGAAGAAGTTCAACATCTTCGAAACCCCGAACACGCCGCTGGCCACCACGGGCATTCCTCCGGGGTCGGACTTCTCGCGCTTCCCGCTGGGCAACGCGCCGCAGTGCTCGCCCCTCGGCACCACCGGCACCATCGCCAGCCCCTGTATCGCCTACTGGACCAACGACGAAGGCGACACCTGGGACAACTTCGCGCCCCGCGTCGGCGTGAACTGGAAAGCGGCCGACGATTTCATGCTGTTCGCCTATTGGCAGCGCGCCTACAAGTCGGGCGGCTTCGTCAACAACGCGTCGGCCTACACCACCTTCGTCGACTCGCCCTATGGCGAAGAGCTGATCGACAACTTCGAAATCGGCTTCAAGTCCGAATGGTTCGACAGCCGGCTGCAGTTGAACGCCAACCTCTACTACCAGAAGCTGAAGGGCCTGCAGCGCCAGGTCATCCGTCCGGCCGATAACGCATCGGGCCAGGAAACCTTCATTTCCAACAACGCCGACGCCCGTTCCTACGGTCTCGAACTGGAAGTGATCGCGGTCCCGGTCGACGGCCTGACGATCAACAGCAATCTGGCTTACAACAACATCAAGTATACGAACTACTGCGCCGACCTTGATGGCCCCGAGCCGTCTGCAAGTCCCGCAAACGGCCGCGCGTTGTGTGGCCAGGGTGCGACCCAGCTTCCCAACGGGACCTGGATCGCGTTCACCGACTTCTCCGACCTGAAGCTCGGTTTCGCGCCCAAGCTGATCGCCAATCTGGGCTGGACCTATGACTTCCCGATCGGGAACATGGGTAACATCAGCATCGGCCAGAGCTTCAGCTATACCTCGAAGATGGCCACGGCCGGCGTGTTCCTGCCGCGGTCGGATCGCCGCTCGATGCTGCTGGTGGACGCCCAGATCTCCTGGGAATCGCCGGACAGCATGTACCGCGTCTCGGTCTGGGGTAAGAACCTCACCAACGAGATCGAACGCCTGTCGGTTACCCCGGTGTCGAACCTGTTCTCGTTCGAGCAGGGCACCACGCCGCGGACCTACGGCATCACGCTGACGGCCGACTTCTAG